The following coding sequences lie in one Oncorhynchus kisutch isolate 150728-3 linkage group LG27, Okis_V2, whole genome shotgun sequence genomic window:
- the mrpl37 gene encoding large ribosomal subunit protein mL37 — protein MFKETAQLFKAAAPLLAKTTLWKEVRISSTHGGSSVHGHRYFNVTCSLCAKVPPRKKPRVKVDIPGLERITYGDRMHYVPGLAKPSFPTWVRDWNDPSHYYAPKEEEMPLHKEKSCFIFNQRTNALEGVRQALWLTKSKLTNGLPDQVLSLAENEANQIENQDERVQNAIRHARFWDTTEERPSRDTFCVALLRSLIHLCGSLQVSHPGLGRRILAEKYSLAATWSRGEDLFQVRGQNGLLLNSMAPLPVLAGKEEVQSTADHVLETFYPISPTIDLQSVQVYEEQNHTGFKEDYPYPHAHTLFLLEAGDTPVTLLPEQLRAKMIMFAFGNALARAHTLHGTKPGVLEQPIVVQSVATNGRMFQYVVFQLNTTDLQADEGVKNQVWVENDQLLYDFAKVRPLIKKRVVQIPPGLSGYKPETFQKFLSLYLHGAV, from the exons ATGTTTAAAGAAACTGCACAACTTTTTAAGGCCGCAGCTCCTTTGCTTGCAAAAACGACGCTTTGGAAAGAAGTAAGAATCAGCTCGACACATGGAGGGAGCAGTGTCCACGGGCATCGATATTTCAATGTCACCTGCAGTTTATGTGCGAAGGTACCGCCGAGAAAAAAGCCGCGAGTCAAGGTGGACATACCCGGACTCGAGCGCATTACCTATGGCGATAGAATGCACTATGTCCCTGGGTTGGCAAAGCCCTCTTTCCCTACCTGGGTGCGAGACTGGAACGACCCCTCTCATTATTATGCGCCGAAAGAGGAAGAAATGCCACTCCATAAAGAGAAGTCTTGCTTCATATTTAACCAAAGGACAAACGCACTTGAAG GTGTCAGGCAAGCACTTTGGCTCACTAAATCCAAGCTGACAAATGGACTTCCGGACCAGGTTCTGTCATTGGCTGAGAATGAAGCCAATCAGATTGAAAACCAGGATGAGCGAGTTCAGAATGCCATCAGGCATGCTCGCTtctgggacaccacagaggaaCGACCGTCCAGAGACACTTTCTG CGTGGCTTTGCTGAGGAGCCTGATCCACCTGTGTGGGAGCCTGCAGGTCAGTCATCCTGGGCTTGGCAGGAGGATCCTGGCGGAGAAATACAGTCTGGCTGCCACATGGAGCAGAG GTGAAGACTTGTTCCAGGTGCGAGGGCAGAATGGGTTGCTGCTCAACAGCATGGCCCCTCTCCCAGTGCTTGCTGGGAAAGAGGAGGTCCAGAGCACGGCCGACCATGTCCTGGAGACGTTCTACCCAATCTCTCCCACCATCGACCTGCAGAGTGTCCAGGTCTACGAGGAGCAGAACCATACAG GCTTCAAGGAGGACTACCCTTACCCTCATGCCCACACCCTCTTCCTCCTGGAGGCAGGAGACACCCCTGTcactctccttcctgagcagctCCGTGCTAAGATGATCATGTTTGCCTTCGGGAACGCCCTGGCTCGTGCTCACACACTCCACGGG ACTAAGCCTGGGGTGCTGGAGCAGCCCATAGTGGTCCAGTCGGTGGCCACCAACGGCCGGATGTTCCAGTATGTGGTGTTCCAGCTCAACACCACAGACCTGCAGGCTGACGAGGGGGTCAAGAACCAGGTGTGGGTGGAGAATGACCAGCTGCTGTACGACTTCGCCAAGGTCCGCCCCCTCATCAAGAAGAGGGTGGTGCAG ATTCCACCAGGTCTATCTGggtacaagcctgaaaccttccAGAAGTTCCTGTCCCTCTATCTGCATGGAGCTGTGTGA
- the LOC109872199 gene encoding piggyBac transposable element-derived protein 4, whose product MMEQEEVPGTISQARHSLFGCNNKRGDKRQRENSTDEDGGEVQENDWDENYECDSNISYFEDEMDRLLDPEENKDCWTEPSETVDCNGTAVTETRGREDSLSNGTEVIELRVGSDSPPCRTAVIETRGREDSLSNGTEVIELRVGSDSPPCRTAVIETRGRDDSLSNGTVTETRGREDSLSNGTAVIETRGRDDSPPKATVSLQSRVRFPSSSSLIDSDFKEELDQLLDQDEDGWTEHSETVDGNDSPSNGTDSSQPTVRGSSPLSTEASESSEEDEDTFSFETEAIETRASKKRKTISSPKGTQKKGQKKARPPSSPLWLSSPAKSRRNAHAATPLIIGSERRWKTEDEPDQEPELFPFEPARTPGPQLDTSKNYTVLELFQLFFSNDVVDTLCSNTNKNAKRRHEQGFKPVSVEEMYNYLSIVIYMGLLNVHTVSDYWVPNRLYGIPFCRTVMTMTRFRAITYSLHMSDPAEDEENDKKKGTADYDWLMRIKPLKDQILDACRAFYHPFQNLSIDERMVHSKARHSLKQYIKSKSYRYGFKLYVLADSRNGYTCDFNVFMTKNPSASGKGESYDAVIDLLNIPHLGTGYHIYVDNYFTSTTLFRDLYKNKLGACGTIRENRVGLAGVQDNSMPPRAKRGTIRWLRDGELLFTKWMDARPVIMCTTIHKAFAKEQVQRRKRLEDGTWTTEPVPAPAPIKSYNKYMGGVDLSDSLIKCYSVAQKTMKWYKTFFYHFVDVAVVNSWLMHKDMAVTKNTKPMAQKQFREKLCSQLADIALKGDVQEERDEEQKEQPSEQRVEMQGEKHCEKQDEKPGEEEEEVEVGLLCCPVPTKDPITVALCNKASEGRRQCHLCKHKTIWQCESCKVALCIIPDRNCFRIWHVKKDNDKQSSS is encoded by the exons ATGATGGAGCAGGAGGAAGTGCCGGGCACAATTAGTCAGGCCAGACACTCTCTCTTTGGATGCAACAACAAGAG GGGGGATAAAAGGCAACGAGAAAACAGCACTGACGAGGATGGAGGGGAAGTACAAGAGAATGACTGGGATGAAAACTATGAATGTGACAGCAACATATCATATTTCGAAGATGAGATGGATCGACTTTTAGACCC AGAGGAAAATAAAGACTGTTGGACAGAACCTTCAGAGACTGTAGACTGCAATGGAACAGCAGTTACAGAGACTAGAGGGAGGGAAGACTCCCTGTCCAATGGAACAGAAGTTATAGAGCTTAGAGTGGGCAGTGATTCTCCTCCCTGTAGGACAGCAGTTATAGAGACTAGAGGGAGGGAAGACTCCCTGTCCAATGGAACAGAAGTTATAGAGCTTAGAGTGGGCAGTGATTCTCCTCCCTGTAGGACAGCAGTTATAGAGACTAGAGGGAGGGATGACTCCCTGTCCAATGGAACAGTTACAGAGACTAGAGGGAGGGAAGACTCCCTGTCCAATGGAACAGCAGTTATAGAGACTAGAGGGAGGGATGACTCCCCTCCCAAAGCGACAGTCTCTTTACAGTCCAGAGTAAGGTTTCCCTCGTCTTCCTCTTTAATAGATTCCGATTTCAAAGAAGAGTTGGATCAACTTTTGGACCA AGATGAAGACGGTTGGACAGAACATTCAGAGACGGTAGACGGGAATGATTCTCCGTCCAATGGGACAGACTCTTCACAGCCCACAGTAAGGgggtcctcccctctctccactgaggCTTCAGAGTCCAGTGAGGAGGATGAAGACACCTTTTCCTTTGAGACAGAAGCCATAGAGACCAGAGCTTCAAAAAAGAGAAAAACCATCTCCAGCCCTAAAGGAACACAGAAAAAGGGGCAAAAGAAGGCCAggcctccatcctctcccttatGGTTATCCAGCCCTGCCAAATCCAGAAGGAACGCTCATGCAGCCACACCTCTTATCATTGGGTCAGAAAGGAGGTGGAAGACTGAGGATGAACCAGACCAAGAGCCTGAACTGTTCCCCTTCGAACCAGCTAGGACTCCTGGACCCCAGCTAGACACTTCAAAGAACTACACTGTTCTAGAGCTCTTCCAGCTCTTCTTCAGTAATGACGTTGTTGATACTCTCTGCTCAAACACCAACAAGAATGCCAAGAGAAGACATGAACAGGGATTTAAACCTGTATCTGTGGAGGAAATGTACAACTACCTCAGCATTGTAATCTATATGGGTCTGCTGAATGTGCACACTGTATCAGACTACTGGGTCCCGAACAGGTTGTATGGTATTCCTTTTTGCCGTACAGTCATGACTATGACAAGATTTCGGGCAATCACCTATTCACTGCACATGAGTGACCCAGCAGAGGATGAGGAAAACGACAAGAAGAAGGGGACTGCAGACTATGATTGGCTCATGAGAATCAAACCTCTAAAAGACCAGATTTTGGATGCATGCAGGGCCTTCTACCACCCATTCCAGAACCTTTCCATTGATGAGCGCATGGTGCACTCCAAGGCCCGTCACAGCCTCAAACAATACATTAAATCCAAGTCCTACAGGTATGGATTCAAGCTGTATGTTTTAGCAGATTCAAGAAATGGCTACACCTGCGACTTCAATGTCTTTATGACCAAAAACCCATCTGCTTCAGGCAAAGGGGAGAGCTATGACGCTGTCATTGACCTGTTGAATATCCCTCACTTGGGCACTGGATACCACATTTACGTTGATAATTATTTCACCAGCACAACTCTCTTCCGTGACCTGTACAAGAACAAATTAGGAGCTTGTGGAACCATACGTGAAAACCGTGTGGGCCTCGCTGGTGTTCAAGATAACAGTATGCCACCCAGAGCAAAGAGAGGGACCATCCGCTGGCTTCGTGACGGGGAGCTGCTCTTCACCAAGTGGATGGACGCACGACCAGTCATCATGTGTACCACCATCCATAAAGCCTTTGCAAAGGAGCAGGTGCAACGACGCAAGAGGTTAGAGGATGGCACCTGGACAACAGAGCCTGTACCCGCCCCAGCGCCGATCAAGTCCTACAACAAGTATATGGGGGGTGTGGACCTGTCTGATTCCCTTATCAAATGCTACAGTGTGGCCCAGAAAACCATGAAGTGGTACAAGACCTTCTTCTATCACTTTGTAGATGTTGCtgtggtgaacagctggctcatGCACAAGGACATGGCTGTGACTAAGAACACAAAGCCCATGGCCCAAAAACAGTTCAGGGAGAAGCTGTGTTCGCAGCTTGCTGACATTGCACTGAAAGGGGATGTTCAGGAGGAGAGGGACGAGGAGCAGAAGGAACAACCGAGTGAACAGCGAGTGGAAATGCAGGGTGAAAAGCATTGTGAAAAACAGGATGAAAAGCCGggtgaagaagaggaagaggtggaaGTTGGTTTATTGTGCTGTCCTGTGCCCACAAAAGATCCCATCACTGTTGCGTTGTGTAATAAAGCTTCTGAGGGAAGGAGGCAGTGTCATTTGTGTAAGCACAAGACCATTTGGCAGTGCGAGTCCTGCAAGGTGGCACTCTGCATAATACCAGATAGGAACTGCTTCAGAATATGGCATGTGAAAAAAGACAATGACAAGCAAAGTTCAAGTTAA
- the LOC109871903 gene encoding calreticulin, giving the protein MRGSMLFSALIALASAEPSLYFKEQFEDGDSWTTRWVESSHRSDYGEFVLTPGKFYGDPEKDKGLQTSQDARFYSSSARFEPFTNQGKTLVIQFTVKHEQNIDCGGGYIKLFPADLDQADMHGDSKYNIMFGPDICGPGTKKVHVIINYKGKNHLINKDVRCKDDEYTHLYTLILNPDNTYEVKIDNKKVESGSLEEDWDILPPKKVKDPEAVKPDDWDERERVEDPEDKKPEDWDRPENIADPDAKKPEDWDNEMDGEWEPPMVSNPDYKGEWKPRKIDNPDYKGKWVHPEIDNPEYSADSEIYRFDSIGVIGLDLWQVKSGTIFDNFLITDDATLAEEVGNETWGQTKDPEKKMKVSQEEQERKKLEAEEMGRKEQTKDEPEDEEEEEKEEELEDLEEEEETGAEEEEEETDSIKDEL; this is encoded by the exons ATGCGAGGGTCGATGCTATTCAGTGCACTGATTGCACTAGCCAGTGCCGAACCATCGCTGTATTTTAAAGAGCAGTTTGAAGATGGGG ATTCTTGGACTACCCGGTGGGTTGAATCCAGCCATAGGTCTGACTACGGGGAATTTGTCCTGACACCTGGGAAATTCTATGGAGATCCAGAGAAAGACAAAG GTCTCCAGACCAGCCAGGATGCCCGCTTCTACTCTTCTTCTGCTCGATTTGAGCCCTTCACCAACCAGGGCAAGACCCTGGTGATCCAGTTCACTGTGAAGCACGAGCAGAACATCGACTGTGGGGGAGGCTACATCAAACTATTCCCCGCTGACCTTGACCAGGCAGACATGCATGGAGACTCCAAATACAACATCATGTTCG GTCCAGACATCTGTGGCCCAGGCACCAAGAAAGTTCATGTCATTATCAACTACAAGGGCAAGAATCATCTCATCAACAAGGACGTCAGGTGCAAG GATGATGAGTACACTCATCTGTACACTCTGATCCTGAACCCTGACAACACGTACGAGGTGAAGATTGACAACAAGAAAGTGGAGTCTGGAAGTCTGGAGGAGGACTGGGATATTCTGCCTCCTAAGAAGGTCAAGGACCCAGAGGCTGTGAAGCCAGACGACTGggacgagagggagagggtggaggaccCCGAGGATAAGAAACCAGAG GACTGGGATAGGCCAGAGAACATTGCTGACCCTGACGCTAAGAAGCCTGAGGATTGGGACAATGAGATGGACGGTGAATGGGAGCCACCCATGGTCTCCAACCCTGACTATAAG GGCGAATGGAAACCCCGCAAGATTGACAACCCTGACTACAAGGGCAAATGGGTGCATCCTGAGATTGACAATCCAGAATACAGCGCAGACTCTGAAATATACAGATTCGACAGCATCGGCGTCATTGGCCTGGACCTGTGGCAG GTCAAATCTGGGACCATCTTCGATAACTTCCTGATCACAGACGACGCTACGCTGGCAGAAGAGGTTGGCAATGAGACCTGGGGTCAGACTAAG GATCCAGAGAAAAAGATGAAGGTGTCccaggaggaacaggagaggaagaAACTAGAGGcggaagagatggggaggaaagAGCAGACAAAAGACGAGCctgaagatgaggaggaagaagagaaggaggaagagttaGAGGAccttgaagaagaagaagagactggagcagaggaagaagaggaggaaacagaCTCTATAAAGGATGAACTTTAG
- the LOC109871873 gene encoding uncharacterized protein LOC109871873 isoform X2, protein MMRFVLDCLRTPRQRAPCSERDQDFVEQDQGVIQKTGEIKDLQDAVQQEVIELQEQRGDRQELEETLEKLEQHRVELEEQLKLTRLECVQESQQILSLQAEEVARETKVEEYERELARARRKLKQLKMEVRKAQGKVEEAGERTIPLEESISQSYEEILQEEQTFSTLRSERTGDATLPDHQQVESNDTSPSSLRTEDGTLDVPDVPARSWGRSQSLPVYAEILANLGCAARAKDGLSYTQEEEEEETPVPSTPKIDKGEEEEKMEEEEKISQTRSTSSIAVEDLDFYHPDPFIHCESEHDLFKDDDFFANTDKSDDDPFKGTDPFAADILFPEGTEEPYPSSDPFPDTPACLEPGFNEDTDNSLSCPENKASTGTQCFESEFPDQDESSDIEISYSREDLDTVHTDAVELSFVEPKTLIMTERLGFKPIYTAQTCSLDTELDDADEPGLALGRQPFSESSRANTWAAGPNLSTESDPNGYEFNINAVSPPSDIEEIDITLGSIQVGFRVVCDSVELSYPVGIQACDSEPAGTGGCDLPEPSPPVPIRPVRPPRRLKGGASAVLVEEPDTPKAERCDPGSSNRSADSELDSAIGMDPLISSAEHNSKFSFSNSLELNYEPSSQTSYNYGFKLSPEHHSEEILDPFGTELSDEEADNQASFDPNEFEPTAQPETQDKFDPYEFGQKPHATNQASFDPYEFEPTAQPETQDKFDPYEFGQKPHATNQDTFDPYGFKLVSFETDNQAIVDLHSSDGTNLKDNNNRTNRDPFSFDFSNAASMDHYSSDPSNTATMDLLGLELSRANSVAESDCNNPTVSDPLGTVQTMATGSNLLDLDLVFGSSSYGNPEVAPELDPCEPRQGNPAGPDNFAFRARDTAHSESVDTVSDWMTVKTNSRESFGPVNSRTHSLDK, encoded by the exons ATGATGCGTTTTGTACTGGATTGCTTGCGGACGCCAAGGCAACGGGCACCCTGCAGTGAGAG GGACCAGGACTTTGTGGAACAGGACCAGGGTGTCATTCAGAAGACTGGAGAAATCAAA GACCTGCAGGATGCAGTGCAGCAGGAAGTCATTGAGCTGCAGGAGCAGCGGGGCGACCGCCAGGAGCTGGAGGAGACCCTGGAGAAGCTGGAGCAGCACAGGGTGGAACTGGAGGAGCAACTCAAACTGACCAGGCTGGAGTGCGTCCAGGAGAGCCagcag ATCCTGTCCTTGCAGGCGGAGGAGGTGGCCAGGGAGACAAAGGTGGAGGAGTATGAGCGGGAGCTGGCCAGGGCCAGGAGGAAACTCAAACAGCTGAAGATGGAGGTCAGAAAGGCCCAGGGGAAGGTGGAGGAGGCAGGTGAGCGCACCATTCCTCTGGAGGAGTCCATCAGCCAATCATACGAGGAGATTTTACAG GAGGAGCAGACGTTCAGTACACTGAGGAGTGAGCGGACGGGAGATGCAACACTGCCAGACCACCAGCAAGTGGAGTCAAACGACACATCTCCCAGCAGCCTCAGGACAGAGGACGGAACTCTGGATGTACCCGATGTACCAGCCAGGTCATGGGGCAGGAGCCAATCACTGCCTGTCTACGCTGAAATCCTG GCAAACCTTGGGTGCGCAGCTCGCGCTAAGGATGGATTGTCTTATAcacaagaagaggaggaggaggagacacctGTACCAAGCACACCAAAG ATAGAtaagggagaagaggaagagaaaatggaggaggaagagaaaattTCCCAGACACGATCCACCAGTAGCATAGCAGTCGAAgatctagacttctaccaccccgaCCCCTTCATTCACTGTGAATCTGAAC ATGACCTTTTCAAAGATGACGACTTCTTTGCCAATACAGATAAATCTG ATGATGACCCGTTCAAAGGCACGGACCCCTTCGCTGCAGACATCCTCTTtccagaggggacagaggagccATATCCATCCTCTGACCCTTTCCCAGACACCCCTGCCTGCCTGGAACCTGGGTTTAACGAGGACACAGACAACAGCCTCTCCTGCCCTGAAAACAAAGCCTCTACCGGCACCCAGTGCTTTGAGTCCGAGTTCCCAGACCAGGATGAATCCAGTGACATAGAAATCAGTTACAGCAGGGAGGATCTGGACACTGTTCACACGGACGCTGTTGAACTCTCCTTCGTTGAGCCCAAAACCTTGATCATGACCGAACGCTTGGGTTTCAAGCCCATCTACACAGCTCAAACCTGTTCTTTGGACACTGAATTAGATGATGCAGATGAACCCGGCTTAGCTTTGGGACGCCAACCCTTCAGTGAATCATCCCGGGCCAACACCTGGGCTGCCGGGCCCAACTTATCCACCGAATCGGACCCTAATGGATACGAGTTTAATATCAACGCAGTATCCCCACCTTCCGACATAGAAGAGATTGACATCACTCTTGGATCTATACAGGTTGGCTTTAGGGTTGTGTGTGACTCTGTGGAACTCAGCTACCCTGTTGGGATTCAGGCCTGTGACTCAGAACCTGCCGGAACAGGTGGATGCGACCTTCCTGAACCCAGCCCTCCTGTGCCCATCCGCCCGGTCCGTCCACCTAGACGCCTCAAAGGGGGAGCATCAGCTGTCCTTGTAGAAGAGCCAGACACTCCCAAAGCTGAACGCTGTGATCCAGGTTCTTCCAACCGCTCAGCTGATTCAGAGCTTGACAGTGCTATCGGGATGGACCCTCTTATCAGCTCAGCTGAACACAACAGTAAATTCAGCTTCAGCAACAGTCTCGAGCTGAACTATGAACCCAGTAGTCAAACTTCGTACAACTATGGATTCAAACTCAGCCCTGAACACCACAGCGAAGAGATTCTCGATCCTTTTGGCACTGAACTCAGCGATGAAGAGGCAGACAACCAAGCCTCATTTGATCCAAATGAATTTGAGCCTACCGCTCAACCTGAGACCCAAGACAAGTTCGACCCTTACGAGTTTGGACAAAAGCCTCATGCCACCAACCAAGCCTCATTTGACCCGTATGAATTTGAGCCTACCGCTCAACCTGAGACCCAAGACAAGTTCGACCCTTACGAATTTGGACAAAAGCCTCATGCCACCAACCAAGACACATTTGACCCCTATGGTTTCAAACTCGTAAGTTTTGAGACTGACAACCAAGCTATTGTCGACTTACACAGCAGCGATGGTACCAACCTTAAAGACAACAATAACAGAACCAACCGGGACCCCTTTAGCTTTGATTTCAGTAACGCAGCATCAATGGACCACTATAGTTCAGACCCCAGTAATACTGCAACAATGGACCTCCTAGGTCTGGAACTCAGCAGAGCCAACAGTGTTGCTGAGTCAGACTGTAACAATCCTACAGTGTCTGACCCATTAGGAACAGTACAAACCATGGCAACTGGAAGCAACCTGTTAGACCTGGACCTTGTGTTTGGAAGCAGTAGTTATGGAAACCCTGAGGTCGCCCCTGAGCTCGACCCCTGTGAGCCTAGACAGGGAAACCCTGCTGGCCCAGACAACTTTGCGTTCAGAGCGAGAGACACCGCCCACTCCGAGTCTGTCGACACCGTTTCTGACTGGATGACTGTTAAG ACCAACTCCAGGGAGTCTTTCGGCCCAGTCAACTCCCgcacacacagcctggacaaatGA
- the LOC109871873 gene encoding uncharacterized protein LOC109871873 isoform X1 encodes MMRFVLDCLRTPRQRAPCSERDQDFVEQDQGVIQKTGEIKDLQDAVQQEVIELQEQRGDRQELEETLEKLEQHRVELEEQLKLTRLECVQESQQILSLQAEEVARETKVEEYERELARARRKLKQLKMEVRKAQGKVEEAGERTIPLEESISQSYEEILQEEQTFSTLRSERTGDATLPDHQQVESNDTSPSSLRTEDGTLDVPDVPARSWGRSQSLPVYAEILANLGCAARAKDGLSYTQEEEEEETPVPSTPKQIDKGEEEEKMEEEEKISQTRSTSSIAVEDLDFYHPDPFIHCESEHDLFKDDDFFANTDKSDDDPFKGTDPFAADILFPEGTEEPYPSSDPFPDTPACLEPGFNEDTDNSLSCPENKASTGTQCFESEFPDQDESSDIEISYSREDLDTVHTDAVELSFVEPKTLIMTERLGFKPIYTAQTCSLDTELDDADEPGLALGRQPFSESSRANTWAAGPNLSTESDPNGYEFNINAVSPPSDIEEIDITLGSIQVGFRVVCDSVELSYPVGIQACDSEPAGTGGCDLPEPSPPVPIRPVRPPRRLKGGASAVLVEEPDTPKAERCDPGSSNRSADSELDSAIGMDPLISSAEHNSKFSFSNSLELNYEPSSQTSYNYGFKLSPEHHSEEILDPFGTELSDEEADNQASFDPNEFEPTAQPETQDKFDPYEFGQKPHATNQASFDPYEFEPTAQPETQDKFDPYEFGQKPHATNQDTFDPYGFKLVSFETDNQAIVDLHSSDGTNLKDNNNRTNRDPFSFDFSNAASMDHYSSDPSNTATMDLLGLELSRANSVAESDCNNPTVSDPLGTVQTMATGSNLLDLDLVFGSSSYGNPEVAPELDPCEPRQGNPAGPDNFAFRARDTAHSESVDTVSDWMTVKTNSRESFGPVNSRTHSLDK; translated from the exons ATGATGCGTTTTGTACTGGATTGCTTGCGGACGCCAAGGCAACGGGCACCCTGCAGTGAGAG GGACCAGGACTTTGTGGAACAGGACCAGGGTGTCATTCAGAAGACTGGAGAAATCAAA GACCTGCAGGATGCAGTGCAGCAGGAAGTCATTGAGCTGCAGGAGCAGCGGGGCGACCGCCAGGAGCTGGAGGAGACCCTGGAGAAGCTGGAGCAGCACAGGGTGGAACTGGAGGAGCAACTCAAACTGACCAGGCTGGAGTGCGTCCAGGAGAGCCagcag ATCCTGTCCTTGCAGGCGGAGGAGGTGGCCAGGGAGACAAAGGTGGAGGAGTATGAGCGGGAGCTGGCCAGGGCCAGGAGGAAACTCAAACAGCTGAAGATGGAGGTCAGAAAGGCCCAGGGGAAGGTGGAGGAGGCAGGTGAGCGCACCATTCCTCTGGAGGAGTCCATCAGCCAATCATACGAGGAGATTTTACAG GAGGAGCAGACGTTCAGTACACTGAGGAGTGAGCGGACGGGAGATGCAACACTGCCAGACCACCAGCAAGTGGAGTCAAACGACACATCTCCCAGCAGCCTCAGGACAGAGGACGGAACTCTGGATGTACCCGATGTACCAGCCAGGTCATGGGGCAGGAGCCAATCACTGCCTGTCTACGCTGAAATCCTG GCAAACCTTGGGTGCGCAGCTCGCGCTAAGGATGGATTGTCTTATAcacaagaagaggaggaggaggagacacctGTACCAAGCACACCAAAG CAGATAGAtaagggagaagaggaagagaaaatggaggaggaagagaaaattTCCCAGACACGATCCACCAGTAGCATAGCAGTCGAAgatctagacttctaccaccccgaCCCCTTCATTCACTGTGAATCTGAAC ATGACCTTTTCAAAGATGACGACTTCTTTGCCAATACAGATAAATCTG ATGATGACCCGTTCAAAGGCACGGACCCCTTCGCTGCAGACATCCTCTTtccagaggggacagaggagccATATCCATCCTCTGACCCTTTCCCAGACACCCCTGCCTGCCTGGAACCTGGGTTTAACGAGGACACAGACAACAGCCTCTCCTGCCCTGAAAACAAAGCCTCTACCGGCACCCAGTGCTTTGAGTCCGAGTTCCCAGACCAGGATGAATCCAGTGACATAGAAATCAGTTACAGCAGGGAGGATCTGGACACTGTTCACACGGACGCTGTTGAACTCTCCTTCGTTGAGCCCAAAACCTTGATCATGACCGAACGCTTGGGTTTCAAGCCCATCTACACAGCTCAAACCTGTTCTTTGGACACTGAATTAGATGATGCAGATGAACCCGGCTTAGCTTTGGGACGCCAACCCTTCAGTGAATCATCCCGGGCCAACACCTGGGCTGCCGGGCCCAACTTATCCACCGAATCGGACCCTAATGGATACGAGTTTAATATCAACGCAGTATCCCCACCTTCCGACATAGAAGAGATTGACATCACTCTTGGATCTATACAGGTTGGCTTTAGGGTTGTGTGTGACTCTGTGGAACTCAGCTACCCTGTTGGGATTCAGGCCTGTGACTCAGAACCTGCCGGAACAGGTGGATGCGACCTTCCTGAACCCAGCCCTCCTGTGCCCATCCGCCCGGTCCGTCCACCTAGACGCCTCAAAGGGGGAGCATCAGCTGTCCTTGTAGAAGAGCCAGACACTCCCAAAGCTGAACGCTGTGATCCAGGTTCTTCCAACCGCTCAGCTGATTCAGAGCTTGACAGTGCTATCGGGATGGACCCTCTTATCAGCTCAGCTGAACACAACAGTAAATTCAGCTTCAGCAACAGTCTCGAGCTGAACTATGAACCCAGTAGTCAAACTTCGTACAACTATGGATTCAAACTCAGCCCTGAACACCACAGCGAAGAGATTCTCGATCCTTTTGGCACTGAACTCAGCGATGAAGAGGCAGACAACCAAGCCTCATTTGATCCAAATGAATTTGAGCCTACCGCTCAACCTGAGACCCAAGACAAGTTCGACCCTTACGAGTTTGGACAAAAGCCTCATGCCACCAACCAAGCCTCATTTGACCCGTATGAATTTGAGCCTACCGCTCAACCTGAGACCCAAGACAAGTTCGACCCTTACGAATTTGGACAAAAGCCTCATGCCACCAACCAAGACACATTTGACCCCTATGGTTTCAAACTCGTAAGTTTTGAGACTGACAACCAAGCTATTGTCGACTTACACAGCAGCGATGGTACCAACCTTAAAGACAACAATAACAGAACCAACCGGGACCCCTTTAGCTTTGATTTCAGTAACGCAGCATCAATGGACCACTATAGTTCAGACCCCAGTAATACTGCAACAATGGACCTCCTAGGTCTGGAACTCAGCAGAGCCAACAGTGTTGCTGAGTCAGACTGTAACAATCCTACAGTGTCTGACCCATTAGGAACAGTACAAACCATGGCAACTGGAAGCAACCTGTTAGACCTGGACCTTGTGTTTGGAAGCAGTAGTTATGGAAACCCTGAGGTCGCCCCTGAGCTCGACCCCTGTGAGCCTAGACAGGGAAACCCTGCTGGCCCAGACAACTTTGCGTTCAGAGCGAGAGACACCGCCCACTCCGAGTCTGTCGACACCGTTTCTGACTGGATGACTGTTAAG ACCAACTCCAGGGAGTCTTTCGGCCCAGTCAACTCCCgcacacacagcctggacaaatGA